From the Blattabacterium cuenoti genome, one window contains:
- the fabG gene encoding 3-oxoacyl-ACP reductase FabG, with the protein MKLLNKKIAIVTGGSGDIGKSIVKTFVKHGAYVIFTFLSSKIEAENLKKEFNNFVEAYEIDLSNTSSSKLFIENVIKKYGRLDILVNNAGIIRDNLLIKISEKDWDKVIKTNLYSVFNLTKYAIFPMIRQKEGNIINMSSIIGLTGNIAQSSYAASKAGIIGFTKSVAKEFGKKNIRCNAIAPGYISTKMNSHLKYNTKENWIKNIPLKKPGKPQDVANCALFLASYLSNYITGCVLNVNGGLI; encoded by the coding sequence ATGAAACTATTAAATAAAAAAATAGCTATAGTTACTGGAGGATCAGGAGATATAGGTAAGTCTATTGTAAAAACTTTTGTTAAACATGGGGCTTATGTAATATTTACTTTTTTATCTTCTAAAATAGAAGCTGAAAATTTAAAAAAAGAATTTAATAATTTTGTAGAAGCATATGAAATTGATTTATCAAATACAAGTTCTTCAAAACTATTCATTGAAAATGTAATCAAAAAATATGGAAGGTTGGATATATTAGTTAATAATGCAGGAATTATAAGAGATAATCTTCTTATTAAAATATCAGAAAAAGATTGGGATAAAGTTATAAAAACAAATCTTTATTCTGTTTTTAATCTAACGAAATATGCAATTTTTCCTATGATTAGACAAAAGGAAGGCAACATTATTAATATGAGTTCAATTATAGGGTTAACAGGAAATATTGCTCAGTCTAGTTATGCTGCATCTAAAGCTGGAATTATTGGATTTACTAAATCAGTAGCTAAAGAATTTGGAAAAAAAAATATTCGTTGTAATGCTATAGCCCCAGGATATATTTCTACAAAAATGAATTCACATTTAAAATATAATACAAAAGAAAATTGGATAAAAAATATACCACTAAAAAAACCTGGGAAACCACAAGATGTAGCCAATTGTGCTTTATTTTTAGCATCATATTTATCAAATTATATAACAGGATGTGTTTTAAATGTAAATGGTGGTTTGATTTAA
- the menD gene encoding 2-succinyl-5-enolpyruvyl-6-hydroxy-3-cyclohexene-1-carboxylic-acid synthase has product MKNLIYSKKKIVQSLCKILKKKSIFNIIISPGSRNAPIIIHFTQDSKFKTYCIVDERCAGFFAIGMAQQIKKPVIINCTSGSAVVNYYPAVTEAFYQKIPIIIITADRPKEIKGGFEGQSINQENIFKDHVTSFIQLTEDETEKGLLYDEKLINESINKCMVYEKPIHINIPFSEPLYKTTNSIEVNPKIIKIISIKKKIVKSIDYKKEKSLWSKCKKKMILLGLCNENENIKKILIKMSFNPTIVILIESTSHIYNDMFFSNIDQMIFGITYKEWNSLRPNILLTIGNNIISKNIRYLLTKYPPTYHWHIGDNCNNYPDSYYKLTTYWPITPKTFFKTFKEKYNNKYICSNYRKKWEKLKQTRIKRQKKFFEKEKSFSDLLALNIVFSKIPKNSVLQLGNSMIIRYYQFLIKKNNFILSYCNRGTSGIDGSVSTAIGYSINSKKRVTLIIGDISFFYDSNALWNDYTPKNFRVILINNGGGNIFKIISNNNNLPEKTLKFFETKHTFTAKEICKMHNWKYKNISSYADLIKSLSIFWKKTKKPFLLEINTQKQNNEKIFSNFLYYLSRNKNIPKNFYSR; this is encoded by the coding sequence ATGAAAAATTTAATATACTCAAAAAAGAAAATTGTACAAAGTTTATGTAAAATATTAAAGAAAAAATCTATTTTTAACATTATTATATCTCCAGGATCTAGAAATGCACCAATTATAATTCACTTTACACAAGACAGTAAATTTAAAACTTATTGTATAGTAGATGAACGTTGTGCTGGTTTTTTTGCAATAGGAATGGCTCAACAAATAAAAAAACCAGTTATTATAAATTGTACGTCTGGTTCAGCAGTAGTTAATTATTATCCAGCTGTTACAGAAGCATTTTATCAAAAAATTCCTATTATTATTATTACTGCAGATAGACCTAAAGAAATTAAAGGAGGATTTGAAGGTCAATCAATTAATCAAGAAAATATTTTTAAAGACCACGTAACATCATTTATTCAACTAACAGAAGATGAAACTGAAAAAGGATTATTGTATGACGAAAAGTTAATAAATGAATCTATAAATAAATGTATGGTATATGAAAAACCTATACACATAAACATTCCTTTTTCAGAACCACTTTATAAAACTACTAATAGTATAGAAGTAAATCCAAAAATAATAAAAATTATATCTATAAAAAAAAAAATTGTTAAATCTATAGATTATAAAAAAGAAAAATCATTATGGAGTAAATGTAAAAAAAAAATGATTTTGTTAGGATTATGCAATGAAAATGAAAATATAAAAAAAATTTTGATAAAAATGAGTTTTAATCCTACTATTGTCATTCTTATAGAAAGTACATCACATATATATAACGATATGTTTTTCTCAAATATAGATCAAATGATTTTTGGAATAACTTATAAAGAATGGAATAGTTTAAGACCTAATATATTATTGACAATTGGAAATAATATTATATCTAAAAACATTAGATATTTATTAACAAAATATCCTCCAACTTATCATTGGCATATAGGTGATAATTGCAATAATTATCCTGATTCTTATTATAAATTAACTACTTATTGGCCAATTACTCCTAAAACATTTTTTAAAACATTTAAAGAAAAATACAATAATAAATATATTTGTTCAAATTATAGAAAAAAATGGGAAAAATTAAAACAAACAAGAATAAAAAGACAAAAAAAATTTTTTGAAAAAGAAAAAAGTTTTTCTGACCTACTAGCACTTAATATTGTATTTTCTAAAATACCTAAAAATTCAGTTTTACAATTAGGAAATAGTATGATAATAAGATATTATCAGTTTCTTATAAAAAAGAATAACTTTATTTTATCTTATTGTAATCGTGGAACATCAGGAATAGATGGGAGTGTTTCAACTGCAATAGGATATTCTATAAATAGCAAAAAAAGAGTAACTCTTATTATTGGAGATATTAGTTTTTTTTACGATAGCAATGCTTTATGGAATGATTATACTCCAAAAAATTTTAGAGTAATTTTGATAAATAATGGAGGTGGAAATATTTTTAAAATAATATCAAATAATAATAATTTACCTGAAAAAACATTAAAATTTTTCGAAACAAAACATACTTTTACAGCAAAAGAAATATGTAAAATGCATAACTGGAAATATAAAAATATTTCCAGTTATGCAGATTTAATAAAAAGTTTATCAATATTTTGGAAAAAAACAAAAAAGCCATTTTTACTAGAAATAAATACACAAAAACAAAATAATGAAAAAATTTTTTCAAATTTTTTGTATTATCTATCTAGAAATAAAAATATCCCAAAAAACTTTTATTCTAGATAA
- a CDS encoding SanA/YdcF family protein has product MLLCSIKIKRIFLIGLFCFSIICNFSISFFAYKKNYNGIKNIPYNTFGVVLGTSKYLPGGGINAYFKYRIDAASYLFYNKKIQYIIVSGDNRSKNYNEPKMMKKELIKKGISPNFIHEDFYGVNTIYSISRVYKIFHQKKFTIISQKFHNERAIFIGNCLGLDVIGFNAKSLSFDSKIQFREFLSRIKVFWDIFISR; this is encoded by the coding sequence ATTTTATTATGTTCAATAAAGATAAAACGTATATTTTTAATAGGCCTATTTTGTTTTAGTATTATATGTAATTTTAGTATTAGTTTTTTTGCATATAAAAAGAATTACAATGGGATAAAAAATATCCCATATAATACTTTTGGAGTAGTTTTAGGAACTTCTAAATATTTACCAGGAGGAGGAATAAATGCTTATTTTAAATATAGAATAGATGCTGCTAGTTATCTTTTTTATAATAAAAAAATACAATATATTATTGTAAGTGGGGATAATAGAAGTAAAAATTATAATGAGCCAAAAATGATGAAAAAAGAATTAATAAAAAAAGGAATATCTCCTAATTTTATACATGAAGATTTTTATGGAGTAAATACAATATATTCTATTTCAAGAGTTTATAAAATTTTTCATCAAAAAAAATTTACAATTATATCTCAAAAATTTCATAATGAAAGAGCAATTTTTATTGGAAATTGTTTAGGGTTAGATGTTATAGGATTTAATGCAAAAAGTTTATCTTTTGATAGTAAAATACAGTTTAGAGAATTTTTATCTAGAATAAAAGTTTTTTGGGATATTTTTATTTCTAGATAG
- a CDS encoding preprotein translocase subunit SecA — MNFIKSILTLLNKLLLNKNQKDLKEANFFLEKIKKEEYHLSTLSDDELRNKTKNLKHIIKQSIKNFTEQEKYVLEKINKNINSINFLERYYENLEKIREKSYKKEQEILTILLPEAFSIVKETAKRFKNKNELIVKSTDFDIKLSKIKSYVKIYKDKAIWKNEWDAYGKKVIWDMVHYDVQLIGGIVLHQGKIAEMATGEGKTFVATLSAYLNSLSGKGVHIVTVNNYLSRRDAEWMAPLMEFHMLTVDCIDNYLSSNTKGRKIAYKADITYGTNNEFGFDYLRDNMANTKEELVQRDLNYAIIDEIDSVLIDEARTPLIISGSVDEKKDNKKDFELFKDKVIKLVNVQNEIINDLIKKSKKLIRKGENKVGGFKLLQAYRGLPKKKSLIKFLSERNVRGILQKIESKYIQDNGREMYKVDNDLYFVIDEKNNTVELTDKGIEYLSKYVKDKSFFILSDINLELSDLEKKKISKEEKIKEKEKLLSEFSIKSQRIHTIHQLLKAITLFERDIDYVVLNDKVKIVDEQTGRIMEGRRYSNGLHQAIEAKENVKVESSSQTFATITLQNYFRMYKKICGMTGTAETESGEFLHIYKLDVVVIPTHKPIIRKDLQDLVFKTKKEKYNSIIEKIIYLSKCKNRPVLVGTTSVEVSEFLSRSLKFKKIAHNVLNAKLHEKEAEIIAKAGDPGTVTIATNMAGRGTDIKLSKEVIINGGLAVLGTERHDSRRVDNQLRGRAGRQGDHGSTQFYVSLEDNLIRLFIDSERISKLMDKFGHKEGDIIQHSLLTKSIEKAQKKIEDNNFSIRKRLLDYDDVINKQREFIYKKRKNALCGSELNLDISNMIYFLLDKMINVNNYKKNFNNLKYEFLYTFGMKFPISEEKFFDKKYNYNITNIYDLINNFYEKRKNDIIYNKINSFITSNLDLHKINKNYDNHIQVTFEYENIYFINLLSSINQFNKTKGNSILSIFERKTLLYFLDDIWKKHLREMDNLRFSVQNAIFEQKDPLIVYKQNAFYLFQDIIYEINKKIISFLIKSNIKKMHIFCISDKKVKSMNTFIKKNTSNSKKIGRNDKINIIHLITGKKKYLKFKIAKFFLDDGEWIIEE, encoded by the coding sequence ATGAATTTTATAAAAAGCATACTAACATTATTAAATAAATTATTATTAAATAAAAATCAAAAAGATCTAAAAGAAGCAAATTTTTTTCTAGAAAAAATAAAAAAAGAAGAATATCATTTATCTACATTATCAGATGATGAATTGAGAAATAAGACTAAAAATTTAAAACATATTATCAAACAATCTATAAAGAATTTTACTGAACAAGAAAAATATGTTTTAGAAAAAATAAATAAAAATATTAATTCTATTAATTTTTTAGAGAGATATTATGAAAATTTAGAAAAAATAAGAGAAAAAAGTTACAAAAAAGAACAAGAAATATTAACTATTCTTCTTCCTGAAGCTTTTTCTATTGTAAAAGAAACAGCTAAACGTTTTAAAAATAAGAATGAATTGATAGTAAAATCTACTGATTTTGATATAAAATTATCTAAAATAAAATCTTATGTAAAAATTTATAAAGATAAAGCAATTTGGAAAAATGAATGGGATGCATATGGTAAAAAAGTTATTTGGGATATGGTCCATTATGATGTTCAATTAATTGGTGGAATAGTATTACATCAAGGAAAAATAGCAGAAATGGCAACTGGAGAAGGAAAAACTTTTGTTGCTACTTTATCAGCATATTTAAATTCTTTATCCGGAAAAGGAGTTCATATTGTTACAGTAAATAATTATTTATCTAGAAGAGATGCTGAATGGATGGCTCCATTAATGGAATTTCATATGCTTACAGTTGATTGTATTGATAATTATTTATCTTCTAATACAAAAGGTAGGAAAATAGCATATAAAGCAGATATAACTTACGGAACTAATAATGAATTTGGATTTGATTATTTACGTGATAATATGGCGAATACTAAAGAAGAGTTAGTTCAAAGAGATTTGAATTATGCTATAATAGATGAAATAGATTCTGTATTAATAGATGAAGCTAGGACTCCATTAATTATATCAGGATCTGTAGATGAAAAAAAAGATAATAAAAAAGATTTTGAATTATTTAAAGATAAAGTAATAAAACTTGTTAATGTACAAAATGAAATAATAAATGATTTAATAAAAAAATCAAAAAAATTAATAAGAAAAGGAGAAAATAAAGTTGGAGGATTTAAACTATTACAAGCTTATCGTGGTTTACCAAAAAAAAAGTCATTAATAAAATTTTTAAGTGAGAGAAATGTACGTGGTATCTTACAAAAAATTGAAAGTAAGTATATACAAGATAATGGAAGAGAAATGTATAAAGTAGATAATGATCTATATTTTGTTATTGATGAAAAAAATAATACAGTTGAATTAACTGATAAAGGAATAGAATACTTATCAAAGTATGTAAAAGACAAAAGTTTTTTTATTTTATCTGATATAAATTTAGAACTTTCTGATTTAGAGAAAAAAAAAATATCAAAAGAAGAAAAAATTAAGGAAAAAGAGAAATTATTAAGTGAATTTTCTATTAAATCACAAAGAATACATACAATTCATCAACTTCTTAAAGCAATTACTTTATTTGAAAGAGACATAGATTATGTTGTATTAAATGATAAAGTTAAAATAGTAGATGAACAAACTGGAAGAATTATGGAAGGAAGACGGTATTCCAATGGATTACATCAAGCTATTGAAGCAAAAGAAAATGTAAAAGTAGAATCTTCTAGTCAAACATTTGCAACAATAACATTGCAAAATTATTTTAGGATGTATAAAAAAATATGTGGGATGACAGGAACTGCAGAAACAGAGTCTGGAGAATTTTTGCATATTTATAAACTTGATGTAGTAGTTATTCCTACTCATAAACCTATTATAAGAAAAGATTTACAAGATCTAGTATTTAAAACAAAAAAAGAAAAATATAATTCTATTATAGAAAAAATTATTTATTTGTCTAAATGTAAAAATCGTCCTGTATTAGTAGGAACAACTTCAGTAGAAGTATCAGAATTTTTAAGTAGATCATTAAAATTTAAAAAAATTGCACACAATGTTTTGAATGCTAAATTACATGAAAAAGAAGCAGAAATTATAGCAAAGGCTGGAGATCCAGGAACTGTAACTATAGCAACTAATATGGCAGGAAGGGGAACAGATATAAAATTATCTAAAGAAGTTATAATAAATGGAGGATTGGCAGTTTTAGGAACAGAAAGGCATGACTCTAGAAGAGTAGATAATCAATTAAGAGGAAGAGCAGGGAGGCAAGGGGATCATGGATCAACTCAATTTTATGTATCTTTAGAAGATAATTTAATTCGTTTATTCATTGATTCAGAAAGAATTTCAAAATTAATGGATAAATTTGGACATAAAGAAGGTGATATAATTCAACATTCTTTACTAACTAAATCTATTGAAAAAGCCCAAAAGAAAATAGAAGATAACAATTTTAGTATTAGAAAGCGCTTACTAGATTATGATGATGTTATTAATAAACAAAGGGAATTCATATATAAAAAACGTAAAAATGCCTTATGTGGAAGTGAATTAAATTTAGATATTTCTAATATGATTTATTTTTTATTAGATAAGATGATAAATGTTAATAACTACAAAAAAAATTTTAATAATTTAAAATATGAGTTTTTATATACTTTTGGAATGAAATTTCCAATTTCAGAAGAAAAATTTTTTGATAAAAAATATAATTATAACATAACTAATATTTATGATTTAATAAATAATTTTTATGAAAAAAGAAAAAATGATATTATTTATAATAAAATAAATTCTTTTATTACTTCTAATTTAGATTTACATAAAATTAATAAAAATTATGATAATCATATACAAGTAACGTTTGAATATGAAAATATTTATTTTATAAACTTATTATCAAGTATTAATCAATTTAATAAAACTAAAGGAAATTCTATATTATCAATATTTGAAAGAAAAACTTTATTATACTTTTTGGATGATATATGGAAAAAACATTTAAGAGAAATGGATAATTTAAGATTTTCAGTACAAAATGCAATTTTTGAACAGAAAGATCCTCTTATAGTTTATAAACAAAATGCTTTTTATTTATTTCAAGATATAATTTATGAAATAAACAAAAAAATTATTTCTTTTTTAATAAAATCTAATATAAAAAAAATGCATATATTTTGTATTTCTGATAAAAAAGTAAAAAGTATGAATACTTTTATAAAAAAAAATACTAGTAATAGTAAAAAAATAGGAAGAAATGACAAAATCAATATTATACATTTAATTACAGGTAAAAAAAAATATTTAAAATTTAAAATAGCCAAGTTTTTTTTAGATGATGGAGAATGGATAATAGAAGAATGA
- a CDS encoding DUF2795 domain-containing protein, translating to MYWTLELASHLEDAPWPATKEELIDFAIRTGAPLEVVENLQQLENADGEVFESIEDIWADYPRDDEDFYWNRDEYEL from the coding sequence ATGTATTGGACTTTAGAATTAGCGTCTCATTTAGAAGATGCACCATGGCCTGCAACAAAAGAAGAATTAATTGATTTTGCAATTAGAACAGGGGCTCCTTTAGAAGTTGTTGAAAATTTGCAACAGTTGGAAAATGCAGATGGAGAAGTTTTTGAATCTATAGAGGACATATGGGCGGATTATCCACGTGATGATGAAGATTTTTATTGGAATAGAGATGAGTATGAACTTTGA
- the fmt gene encoding methionyl-tRNA formyltransferase — translation MKKFPKIVFIGSNNFSVYSLKELYKQYNNNIIGIITVPDNPIYIGKKSFSPVKKYALDNNIPFLQPNNLNDPKFFRNFKKWNSDIQIVVSFRILPEKIWNFPKMGTINLHGSLLPQYKGAAPINWAIINGENKTGITIFFIEKKIDSGKILLQKKIFINQKETAGDIENKMIKISGKMLISAIEKVFNRDIVPISQNDIYIKDLKKAPKIYTEDCRIKWKNNTIGSIYNKIRGLSPYPTAWTFFIINKNKYLRFKIFIIEKIEKYHSFKIGKVIITSSKIMIAVKSGLISIIEGQIEGKKRMNVKNIINGFRIKNNIFVE, via the coding sequence ATGAAAAAGTTTCCAAAGATAGTATTTATAGGATCTAATAATTTTTCAGTTTATTCCTTAAAAGAATTATATAAACAATATAATAATAATATTATTGGAATTATAACTGTTCCTGATAATCCAATCTATATAGGGAAAAAATCTTTTTCTCCAGTAAAAAAATATGCATTAGATAATAATATTCCTTTTCTTCAACCTAATAATTTAAATGATCCTAAATTTTTTAGAAATTTTAAAAAATGGAATTCAGATATTCAAATAGTTGTTTCTTTTAGGATTTTACCAGAAAAAATATGGAATTTTCCAAAAATGGGGACTATAAATTTACACGGGTCCCTCCTCCCACAATATAAAGGTGCAGCTCCTATAAATTGGGCAATAATAAATGGAGAAAATAAAACGGGAATAACAATTTTTTTTATAGAAAAAAAAATAGATTCCGGAAAAATATTATTACAAAAAAAAATATTTATTAACCAAAAAGAAACTGCAGGAGATATAGAAAATAAAATGATAAAAATTAGTGGAAAAATGTTGATATCAGCTATAGAAAAAGTATTTAATAGAGACATAGTCCCTATTAGTCAAAATGATATATACATTAAAGATTTAAAAAAAGCTCCAAAAATATACACTGAAGATTGTCGAATTAAATGGAAAAATAATACTATAGGATCAATTTATAACAAAATTAGAGGACTAAGTCCTTATCCAACTGCATGGACATTTTTTATAATAAATAAAAATAAATATCTTAGATTTAAAATTTTTATAATTGAAAAAATAGAAAAATATCATAGTTTTAAAATAGGAAAAGTAATTATAACTTCATCAAAAATAATGATTGCTGTTAAGTCCGGATTAATATCTATTATAGAAGGACAAATAGAAGGAAAAAAAAGGATGAATGTAAAAAATATAATAAATGGATTTAGAATAAAAAATAATATTTTTGTAGAATAA
- a CDS encoding HU family DNA-binding protein, translated as MNKTELVNSISKKTGITKIKAKDVTDAFIETVIESLKKGKKVTLVGFGTFTVVVRNPRNGINPRTGKKILIPGKKVAKFKIGAELSKL; from the coding sequence ATGAACAAAACAGAATTAGTTAATTCAATATCTAAAAAAACTGGAATAACTAAAATAAAAGCAAAAGATGTGACAGATGCATTTATAGAAACAGTAATTGAATCTCTAAAAAAAGGAAAAAAAGTAACACTTGTTGGATTTGGAACATTTACTGTTGTAGTAAGAAATCCAAGAAATGGAATAAATCCTAGAACAGGAAAAAAAATACTTATTCCAGGTAAGAAAGTTGCAAAATTTAAAATTGGTGCAGAACTATCTAAATTATAA
- the pdxH gene encoding pyridoxamine 5'-phosphate oxidase has translation MNVDLSNYRKNYNKDCLLENEVPEKPFTLFHKWFQEEKSFYGKNKEVNAMSVSTIGNDGVPETRIVLLKEYSEEGFVFYTNYYSYKGVAIKNRPKVCLSFYWNRTERQIIIKGITHKVEKDKSDEYFNKRPKENKISCWASQQSYIISSKKQLEKQYKKWYNFFCKNRLIIKRPYYWGGYIVKPYQIEFWQGQPNRLHDRIMYKLMVEKEWTFFRLSP, from the coding sequence ATGAATGTAGACTTAAGTAATTATAGAAAAAACTACAATAAAGATTGTTTGTTGGAAAATGAAGTACCTGAAAAACCTTTTACATTGTTTCATAAATGGTTTCAAGAAGAAAAATCTTTTTACGGAAAAAATAAAGAAGTGAATGCAATGTCAGTTTCTACTATAGGAAATGATGGAGTTCCAGAAACTAGGATAGTACTTTTAAAAGAATATTCTGAAGAAGGTTTTGTTTTTTATACAAATTATTATAGTTACAAAGGGGTAGCAATAAAAAATAGACCAAAAGTATGTTTATCTTTCTACTGGAATAGAACAGAAAGACAAATTATTATTAAAGGCATTACACATAAAGTTGAAAAAGATAAATCAGACGAGTATTTTAATAAAAGACCTAAAGAAAATAAAATATCTTGTTGGGCCTCTCAACAAAGCTATATTATTTCATCTAAAAAACAATTGGAAAAACAATATAAAAAATGGTATAATTTTTTCTGTAAAAATAGATTAATTATAAAAAGACCTTATTATTGGGGAGGATATATTGTTAAACCATATCAAATTGAATTTTGGCAGGGGCAACCAAATAGACTACATGACAGGATAATGTATAAATTAATGGTTGAAAAAGAGTGGACTTTTTTTAGATTATCTCCATGA
- the pheT gene encoding phenylalanine--tRNA ligase subunit beta, producing the protein MKISYNWIKNYIYFDIDIEKICNTIADIGIPVKKIQKIYINKKIDYILYLEITPNRTDAMSHYGIARDLYIMLKYRGYNTHLLIPKISDEKEYKKYKSPYKIFVKENKKCIRYSGMFVEKIRISTSPDWLIYRLKSIGIKSINNIIDIVNFIMYELGIPIHVFDADKIKGKKILVKTYDKSSEDFQFNDNIIRTLDNNDLIITDENMNILSISGIINNTRYNINNKTNNIFFGSIFFDPLFIRKTRKKHIIETDYQYFLEKGIDPNLSSFALKRLIFLLKTIKIEKNKIKFYNIIDFYIKPNIPFIIKLYYKKIFQVIGKNISKKEIKKILFLLEIIVNSENEDFFLVTIPTYRTNIKREIDLIEEILRIYGIKNIKISNRIKISPIPNFFSKKENKIQKTIFNQLISYGFQEIISYPIKNRDKNSIILNSFFKREEIMIINPINKNNNLLRTSLLFGMIDCIINNYNNNRKSLKENMKFFEIGKIYYKKNNIFFEKTNLGISIMEVDEKKEKDIEYNNYFYLKGIIEQIFQRCGIINYTQKFSKHPLLDFGVSIFYNNKNLIELGKVKNSFLENKSIFYAEIDWEYLISIINNNKINCTSLIKYPISRRDLSILIDKTISFEELNKFIHNNKIDLIKNINIYDLYEGGDFSSLKKSYTISFLFENKNGTLTEKIINHSMEKIKFFLQKKFKAEMRKK; encoded by the coding sequence ATGAAAATATCATACAATTGGATTAAAAATTATATATATTTTGATATTGATATAGAAAAAATATGCAATACTATTGCTGATATTGGAATTCCTGTCAAAAAGATTCAAAAAATATATATAAATAAAAAAATAGATTATATCCTATATTTAGAAATTACGCCAAATCGGACAGATGCTATGAGTCATTATGGTATTGCACGGGATTTATATATTATGTTAAAATATAGGGGATATAACACACATTTATTAATTCCAAAAATTAGTGATGAAAAAGAATATAAAAAATATAAATCTCCTTATAAAATTTTTGTAAAAGAAAACAAAAAATGTATAAGATATTCTGGAATGTTTGTGGAAAAAATAAGAATTTCAACTTCTCCTGATTGGTTAATTTATAGATTAAAATCTATTGGAATAAAATCAATAAATAACATAATAGATATTGTTAATTTTATAATGTATGAATTAGGAATTCCTATACATGTTTTTGATGCCGACAAGATAAAAGGAAAAAAAATTTTAGTAAAAACTTATGATAAATCTTCTGAAGATTTTCAATTTAATGATAATATTATAAGAACATTAGATAATAATGACTTGATAATTACGGATGAAAATATGAATATATTATCTATATCAGGTATTATAAATAATACAAGATATAACATAAACAATAAAACAAATAATATTTTTTTTGGAAGTATATTTTTTGATCCTTTATTTATAAGAAAAACTAGAAAAAAACATATAATAGAAACTGATTATCAATATTTTTTAGAAAAAGGAATAGATCCAAACTTATCTAGTTTTGCTTTAAAAAGATTAATTTTTCTATTGAAAACAATTAAAATAGAGAAAAATAAAATTAAATTTTATAATATTATTGATTTTTATATTAAACCTAATATACCTTTTATAATAAAACTTTATTATAAAAAAATTTTTCAGGTAATTGGAAAAAATATTTCAAAAAAAGAAATTAAGAAAATACTTTTTTTACTAGAAATTATTGTTAATTCGGAAAATGAGGATTTTTTTTTAGTTACTATTCCTACGTATAGAACAAATATTAAAAGGGAAATAGATTTAATAGAGGAAATTTTACGTATTTATGGAATTAAAAATATTAAAATATCTAATAGAATAAAAATATCTCCTATACCTAATTTTTTTTCTAAAAAAGAAAATAAAATACAAAAAACTATTTTTAATCAATTAATTTCTTATGGATTTCAGGAAATTATTTCTTATCCTATAAAAAATAGAGATAAAAATTCCATTATACTAAATTCTTTTTTTAAAAGAGAAGAAATCATGATAATAAATCCTATTAATAAAAATAACAATTTATTAAGAACTAGTTTATTATTTGGAATGATTGATTGTATAATTAATAATTATAATAATAATAGAAAAAGTTTAAAAGAAAATATGAAATTCTTTGAAATAGGAAAAATATATTATAAAAAAAATAACATTTTTTTTGAAAAAACAAATCTTGGAATTTCTATTATGGAAGTAGATGAAAAAAAGGAAAAGGATATAGAATATAATAATTATTTCTATTTAAAGGGCATTATAGAACAAATTTTTCAAAGATGCGGAATTATTAATTACACACAGAAATTTTCTAAACATCCATTATTAGATTTTGGAGTATCAATATTTTATAATAACAAAAATTTGATTGAATTAGGAAAAGTTAAAAATAGTTTTTTGGAAAATAAATCTATTTTTTATGCAGAGATAGATTGGGAGTATTTAATATCTATTATTAATAATAATAAAATAAATTGTACTTCATTAATTAAATATCCTATTTCAAGAAGAGATTTATCTATATTAATTGATAAAACTATTTCATTTGAAGAACTAAATAAATTTATTCACAATAACAAAATAGATTTAATTAAAAATATTAATATATACGACTTATATGAAGGAGGAGATTTCTCAAGTTTGAAAAAATCTTATACAATAAGTTTTTTGTTTGAAAATAAAAATGGAACATTAACTGAAAAAATTATTAATCATTCAATGGAAAAAATTAAATTTTTTTTGCAAAAAAAATTTAAAGCTGAAATGAGAAAAAAATAA